Proteins encoded together in one Flavobacteriales bacterium window:
- the recQ gene encoding DNA helicase RecQ has protein sequence MMINIDLTPKAALEQFFGFKKFKGEQEAIVQSVLDGRDTFVIMPTGGGKSLCYQLPAIMMEGTAIVVSPLIALMNNQVDALRGFSDVEGVAHFLNSSLTRNETLRVREDIAAGRTKILYVAPESLTKKENTEFLRDIKISFFAIDEAHCISEWGHDFRPEYRRLRTIFNEIQGVPVIALTATATEKVQEDILKNLDIPDAVVYKDSFNRPNLNYEIRPKKDVQREIIRFIKQHAGKSGIVYCLSRKKVEETAQMLNVNGIKALPYHAGMDASQRASHQDQFLMEDVDVIVATIAFGMGIDKPDVRFVIHHDIPKSLESYYQETGRAGRDGGEGKCVAFYSYKDIEKLEKFLQGKPVAEQEIGRQLLADTVSFAETSMCRRRFLLYYFGEVYGKDNCKSCDNCLNPREQFEAKDDLALVLRAVKESKERHRSKFICDLLTGTETSEIKNYKGDKLKVYGEGEGEGKDNHYWMAIVRQAVVGGFLHKDIETYGNLSLTEAGKKFLAKPVSIKFVKERDYSDFEGGVDDEPIVRAGAAADEKLMAMLKDLRKQQAHKLKLQPWVLFQDPSLEEMTMRYPITIDELTQITGVGPGKAQKFGKPFVDLIAKYVEENDIEREAEVTVRNVVNKSMNKVHIIQNIDKRIPLESIARSKNLSMPAFLTELESIVMSGTKLDINYQLNDILEADSQQDIMDYFRNAETDDIEAAHQEFDGDYSEEELRMMRLKFMSEVAN, from the coding sequence ATGATGATCAACATCGACCTGACGCCCAAAGCGGCGCTCGAGCAGTTCTTCGGCTTCAAGAAGTTCAAAGGTGAGCAGGAGGCCATCGTCCAGAGCGTCCTCGATGGGCGCGACACCTTCGTGATCATGCCCACAGGCGGCGGCAAGAGCCTCTGCTACCAGCTGCCCGCCATCATGATGGAGGGCACCGCCATCGTGGTGAGCCCCCTTATCGCCTTGATGAATAACCAGGTGGACGCCTTGCGCGGCTTCAGCGACGTGGAGGGCGTGGCGCACTTCCTCAACAGCTCGCTCACCCGCAACGAGACCTTGCGCGTGCGCGAGGACATCGCCGCCGGGCGCACCAAGATCCTGTACGTGGCGCCCGAGAGCCTCACCAAGAAGGAGAACACGGAGTTCCTGCGCGACATCAAGATCAGCTTCTTCGCCATCGACGAAGCGCACTGCATCAGCGAATGGGGCCACGACTTCCGCCCGGAGTACCGCCGCCTGCGCACCATCTTCAACGAGATCCAGGGCGTTCCGGTCATCGCCCTCACGGCAACCGCCACGGAGAAGGTGCAAGAGGACATCCTCAAGAACCTCGACATCCCCGATGCCGTGGTTTACAAGGACAGCTTCAACCGGCCGAACCTCAACTACGAGATCCGCCCCAAGAAGGACGTGCAGCGCGAGATCATCCGCTTCATCAAGCAGCACGCCGGCAAGAGCGGCATCGTCTATTGCCTCAGCCGGAAGAAAGTGGAGGAGACCGCCCAGATGCTCAACGTCAATGGCATCAAGGCCCTGCCCTACCACGCCGGCATGGACGCCAGCCAGCGCGCCAGCCATCAGGATCAATTCCTCATGGAGGATGTGGACGTGATCGTGGCCACCATCGCCTTCGGCATGGGCATCGACAAGCCCGATGTGCGCTTCGTCATCCACCACGACATCCCCAAGAGCCTGGAGAGCTATTACCAGGAGACCGGGCGCGCCGGGCGCGATGGCGGTGAGGGCAAGTGCGTGGCCTTCTACAGCTACAAGGACATCGAGAAGCTCGAGAAGTTCCTGCAAGGCAAGCCCGTGGCCGAGCAGGAGATTGGCCGACAGCTGCTGGCCGATACCGTGAGCTTCGCCGAGACCAGCATGTGCCGCCGCCGATTCCTGCTCTACTACTTCGGCGAGGTGTACGGCAAGGACAACTGCAAGAGCTGCGACAACTGCCTGAACCCGCGCGAGCAATTCGAGGCCAAGGATGACCTGGCCCTGGTGCTGCGCGCCGTGAAGGAGAGCAAGGAGCGCCACCGCTCCAAGTTCATCTGCGACCTGCTCACCGGCACGGAGACCAGCGAGATCAAGAACTACAAGGGCGACAAGCTCAAGGTCTATGGCGAAGGTGAGGGCGAGGGCAAGGACAACCACTACTGGATGGCGATCGTGCGCCAGGCCGTGGTGGGCGGCTTCCTGCACAAGGACATCGAGACCTATGGCAACCTCAGCCTCACCGAAGCCGGCAAGAAGTTCCTGGCCAAGCCCGTGTCCATCAAGTTCGTGAAGGAGCGCGACTACAGCGACTTCGAGGGCGGCGTGGACGACGAGCCGATCGTGCGTGCGGGCGCTGCTGCCGATGAGAAGCTCATGGCCATGCTCAAGGACCTGCGCAAGCAGCAGGCGCACAAACTGAAGCTGCAGCCCTGGGTGCTCTTCCAGGACCCCTCGCTCGAGGAGATGACCATGCGCTACCCTATCACCATCGACGAGCTCACGCAGATCACCGGCGTCGGGCCCGGCAAGGCGCAGAAATTCGGGAAGCCTTTCGTGGACCTGATCGCCAAGTACGTCGAAGAGAACGACATCGAGCGCGAGGCCGAGGTCACCGTGCGGAACGTGGTGAACAAGAGCATGAACAAGGTGCACATCATCCAGAACATCGATAAGCGCATCCCGCTCGAATCCATCGCCCGCAGCAAGAACCTGAGCATGCCCGCTTTCCTCACCGAGCTCGAGAGCATCGTGATGAGCGGCACCAAGCTCGATATCAATTACCAGCTCAACGACATCCTGGAGGCCGACTCGCAGCAGGATATCATGGACTACTTCCGCAATGCAGAGACGGACGACATCGAGGCCGCGCACCAGGAGTTCGATGGCGACTACAGTGAGGAGGAGCTGCGCATGATGCGCCTGAAGTTCATGAGCGAGGTGGCCAATTGA
- the tatC gene encoding twin-arginine translocase subunit TatC: MTFLEHLEELRWTLVRSAIAVAVGFVLAFIFKRFMFEEIVLAARDPGFITYRAFCRVGEWVGMPELCINDLGFTLQNLPVSGQFMTHLAVAFVGGFILAFPYILWELWRFIAPGLSEKERRASSMFVGVGSVLFTLGVLFGYFLLAPLTVQFFGTYQVSPTVANNFALESFIGIVTQVTVWTGLVFELPLLVHVLSKLGLVGPALLRKYRKHAFVGLLVLAAILTPPDVISQILVAGPLMLLYEVGILISARTERQRLRASAAAKLHGA, translated from the coding sequence ATGACATTCCTGGAGCACCTGGAGGAGCTCCGTTGGACCCTGGTGCGCTCGGCCATCGCCGTTGCCGTAGGATTCGTGCTGGCCTTCATCTTCAAGCGATTCATGTTCGAGGAGATCGTGCTCGCTGCTCGCGACCCCGGCTTCATCACGTACCGGGCCTTTTGCCGCGTCGGCGAATGGGTGGGCATGCCCGAGCTATGCATCAACGACCTGGGCTTCACGCTGCAGAACCTCCCGGTGAGCGGCCAGTTCATGACGCACCTCGCGGTGGCATTCGTAGGCGGCTTCATCCTGGCCTTCCCCTACATTCTATGGGAGTTGTGGCGATTCATCGCGCCTGGCCTCAGCGAGAAGGAGCGGAGGGCATCAAGCATGTTCGTTGGCGTGGGCTCCGTGCTCTTCACGCTGGGCGTTCTCTTCGGGTATTTCCTCCTGGCGCCGCTCACGGTGCAGTTCTTCGGCACTTATCAGGTGAGCCCGACCGTGGCGAACAATTTCGCGCTGGAGAGCTTCATCGGGATCGTGACACAAGTCACCGTCTGGACGGGCCTGGTCTTCGAGCTGCCCCTGCTGGTGCATGTGCTCTCCAAGCTGGGGCTCGTGGGCCCAGCCTTGCTGCGCAAGTACCGGAAGCATGCCTTCGTAGGGCTTCTTGTGCTCGCCGCCATCCTCACTCCGCCCGACGTCATCAGCCAGATCCTTGTGGCCGGGCCGCTCATGCTGCTCTATGAAGTGGGCATCCTCATCAGCGCGCGGACCGAGCGCCAGCGGTTGCGGGCCTCCGCTGCGGCAAAACTCCACGGCGCATGA
- a CDS encoding carboxypeptidase-like regulatory domain-containing protein gives MIRALIRSAAVALMAFAGNIAGAQSTRVSGIVTDAVTGETLPSVNILFRDSRVGTTTDINGAYSIDTYYATDSLLFSFIGYVPRMMAVRRDKAQVIDVKLDPSATALGEVVIKPSGENPAFEILRRVVRSKPANNREKLEAYSFEAYNKVEFDLNNISKEFTEKRIFRPFAFIFDNIDSTGAKPYLPIFMTESLSEVVYRQKPRARKEFIRGTKVSGMENESISQFMGDMYQNVNIYDNFLVIFGRNFISPIADGGKGYYDYYLTDSAFVGRFWCYRLDFKPKRPQELAFAGTMWINDTTYAVRRIEAGIPEKANLNFVQGFWVKQEYDQVKPEVWMLSKDELVVDLNIVRDAGKPNKHPVQGLYGRRTASYRDFTINELKDAAVYEGAEEVVMAIEPLSLGADFWDTHRHEQLSKKESDIYHMVDTMKQIPRFRTYIDIVNTAITGYYPLGDVELGPYFTTYSFNPVEGNRFRLGLRTSSQWSRRVELEGYTAYGTTDGVFKYGFGGRGFITKEPRLIGGLYYRLDLEQLGQSTDAFRQDNILSSTFRRTPNNKLTLVDEWRAYLDREWFMGFNSLLMLRRRELFPRGTLEYITFSDANEPFALNSITTTEAIFSTRFAYKEKFVAGDFTRVSLGTRYPSLEVMVAKGLQGVLGGDYDYTKLSARLYHRVPMGTFGFLRYWLQAGQVYSEPLPYPLLIIHAGNETFYFDELAFNTMNFFEFVSDRYASVYIDHHFDGLFLNRIPLFRRLKWREVVGGKAVVGALDRKHLGEMALLPFSFDLSDGPFAEVSVGVENVFKMLRFDMVRRLTYMDHANTKPWAFRVRMNVTF, from the coding sequence ATGATCCGTGCGTTGATCCGCAGCGCGGCTGTCGCGCTCATGGCTTTCGCCGGCAACATTGCCGGTGCGCAGAGCACGCGCGTGAGCGGCATCGTCACTGATGCGGTCACGGGGGAGACCCTTCCATCCGTGAACATCCTGTTCCGCGACAGCCGTGTGGGCACCACCACCGACATCAACGGCGCGTACAGCATCGATACGTACTATGCCACCGACAGCCTGCTCTTCTCCTTCATCGGCTACGTTCCGCGCATGATGGCCGTGCGGCGCGACAAGGCGCAGGTGATCGATGTGAAGCTCGATCCCAGCGCCACCGCGCTGGGTGAAGTGGTGATCAAGCCCAGCGGCGAGAACCCCGCCTTCGAGATCCTGCGACGGGTGGTGCGCAGCAAGCCCGCGAACAACCGTGAGAAGCTCGAGGCGTACAGCTTCGAGGCCTACAACAAAGTGGAGTTCGACCTGAACAACATCAGCAAGGAGTTCACCGAGAAGAGGATCTTCAGGCCCTTCGCCTTCATCTTCGACAACATCGACAGCACTGGCGCGAAGCCTTACCTGCCGATCTTCATGACCGAGAGCCTCAGCGAGGTGGTGTACCGCCAGAAGCCCCGTGCCCGCAAGGAATTCATCCGTGGCACCAAGGTGAGCGGCATGGAGAACGAGAGCATCTCGCAGTTCATGGGCGACATGTACCAGAACGTGAACATCTACGACAACTTCCTGGTCATCTTCGGCAGGAACTTCATAAGCCCCATCGCCGACGGCGGCAAGGGCTACTACGACTACTACCTCACCGATAGCGCCTTCGTGGGCAGGTTCTGGTGCTACCGCCTCGACTTCAAGCCCAAGCGCCCGCAAGAGCTCGCTTTCGCTGGCACCATGTGGATCAATGACACCACGTATGCCGTTCGCCGCATCGAGGCCGGCATCCCTGAGAAGGCGAACCTCAACTTCGTCCAGGGATTCTGGGTGAAGCAGGAGTACGATCAGGTGAAGCCCGAGGTGTGGATGCTCTCCAAGGATGAACTGGTGGTGGACCTCAACATCGTGCGCGATGCGGGCAAGCCCAACAAGCATCCCGTGCAGGGCCTCTATGGCCGGCGCACCGCGAGCTATCGCGATTTCACCATCAACGAGCTGAAGGACGCCGCGGTGTACGAGGGCGCGGAGGAAGTGGTGATGGCCATCGAGCCTCTGAGCCTGGGCGCCGACTTCTGGGACACGCATCGCCATGAGCAGCTCTCGAAGAAGGAGAGCGACATCTACCACATGGTGGACACGATGAAGCAGATCCCGCGCTTCCGCACCTACATTGACATCGTGAACACAGCGATCACGGGCTACTACCCGTTGGGCGACGTGGAGCTGGGCCCGTATTTCACCACCTACAGCTTCAACCCGGTCGAAGGCAATCGATTCCGGCTCGGCCTGCGCACCAGCAGCCAATGGAGCAGGCGTGTGGAACTCGAGGGCTACACCGCTTATGGCACCACCGATGGCGTGTTCAAGTACGGCTTCGGCGGACGCGGGTTCATCACCAAGGAGCCGCGGCTGATCGGCGGCCTTTACTACCGGCTCGACCTCGAGCAGCTTGGCCAGAGCACCGATGCTTTCCGTCAGGACAACATCCTCTCCAGCACCTTCCGCAGAACGCCCAACAACAAGCTCACGCTGGTCGATGAGTGGCGCGCTTACCTCGATCGCGAGTGGTTCATGGGCTTCAACAGCCTGCTCATGCTGCGCCGCCGGGAGCTCTTCCCGCGCGGGACGCTGGAATACATCACCTTCTCCGATGCCAACGAGCCGTTCGCGCTCAACAGCATCACCACCACGGAGGCCATCTTCAGCACGCGCTTCGCCTACAAGGAGAAGTTCGTGGCCGGCGATTTCACGCGCGTGAGCCTCGGTACCCGCTACCCTTCCCTGGAAGTGATGGTGGCCAAGGGCCTGCAAGGCGTGCTCGGCGGCGATTACGACTATACCAAGCTCAGTGCGCGCCTTTACCACCGCGTTCCCATGGGCACCTTCGGCTTCCTGCGCTATTGGCTGCAAGCCGGGCAGGTGTACAGCGAGCCGCTGCCTTATCCGCTGCTCATCATCCACGCGGGCAACGAGACCTTCTACTTCGATGAGCTCGCCTTCAACACCATGAACTTCTTCGAGTTCGTTAGCGACCGCTACGCCAGCGTGTACATCGATCACCATTTCGATGGCCTCTTCCTCAACCGCATCCCGCTCTTCCGCAGGCTGAAATGGCGCGAGGTGGTGGGCGGCAAGGCCGTCGTTGGCGCCTTGGACCGCAAGCATCTCGGTGAGATGGCGCTGCTGCCGTTCTCCTTCGACCTGAGCGACGGGCCCTTCGCTGAGGTGAGCGTGGGCGTGGAGAACGTCTTCAAGATGCTGCGCTTCGACATGGTGCGGCGCCTCACCTACATGGATCACGCGAACACCAAGCCCTGGGCCTTCCGGGTGCGCATGAACGTCACCTTCTGA
- the lptB gene encoding LPS export ABC transporter ATP-binding protein has translation MMLRTENVVKRYKGRTVVGGASVEVRQGEIVGLLGPNGAGKTTTFYMIVGLVKPNSGRVMLDDTEITDLAMYKRAKLGIGYLPQEASVFRKLSVEDNIRAILEMTGKTRREQEMKLEQLLEEFSLKHVRKSMGDVLSGGERRRTEIARALAIEPRFILLDEPFAGVDPIAVEDIQSIVWQLKERNIGVLITDHNVNETLSITDRAYLLIEGNIFRQGTAEELAGDEQVRLRYLGKNFELRRKR, from the coding sequence CTGATGCTGCGCACCGAGAACGTCGTCAAGCGCTACAAGGGCCGCACCGTGGTGGGCGGCGCCAGCGTTGAGGTGCGCCAGGGCGAGATCGTGGGCCTTCTCGGCCCCAATGGCGCGGGCAAGACCACCACCTTCTACATGATCGTGGGGCTGGTGAAGCCCAACAGCGGCCGCGTGATGCTCGATGATACCGAGATCACCGACCTGGCCATGTACAAGCGAGCCAAGCTCGGCATCGGATACCTGCCGCAGGAGGCCAGCGTGTTCCGCAAGCTCAGCGTGGAGGACAACATCCGCGCGATCCTGGAGATGACGGGCAAGACCCGCCGCGAGCAGGAGATGAAACTGGAGCAGCTGCTCGAGGAGTTCAGCCTGAAGCACGTGCGCAAGAGCATGGGCGACGTGCTCAGCGGCGGCGAGCGGCGGCGCACCGAGATCGCGCGCGCGCTGGCCATCGAGCCGCGCTTCATCCTGCTCGATGAGCCCTTCGCGGGCGTGGACCCCATTGCCGTGGAGGACATCCAGAGCATCGTGTGGCAGCTGAAGGAGCGCAACATCGGCGTGCTCATCACCGACCACAACGTGAACGAGACCCTCTCCATCACCGACCGCGCCTACTTGCTCATCGAGGGAAACATCTTCCGCCAAGGCACCGCCGAGGAGCTGGCCGGCGATGAGCAGGTGCGGCTGCGCTACCTGGGCAAGAACTTCGAATTGCGCCGGAAGCGCTGA
- the purS gene encoding phosphoribosylformylglycinamidine synthase subunit PurS — protein sequence MKTFRASIDVMPHDNLLDPQGKAVTGAMGNLGLPEITGVRIGKHITLHVEAADKKTAEAKVDEACKKLLANQIMERFSFQVEEVGG from the coding sequence ATGAAGACCTTCCGCGCCTCCATCGATGTGATGCCCCACGACAACCTGCTCGACCCGCAAGGCAAGGCCGTTACCGGCGCCATGGGCAACCTGGGCCTGCCCGAGATCACCGGCGTGCGCATCGGCAAGCACATCACCCTGCATGTTGAAGCCGCCGACAAGAAGACCGCCGAGGCCAAGGTGGATGAGGCGTGCAAGAAGCTCCTGGCCAACCAGATCATGGAGCGATTCAGTTTCCAGGTAGAAGAGGTTGGGGGTTGA